Proteins co-encoded in one Neofelis nebulosa isolate mNeoNeb1 chromosome 2, mNeoNeb1.pri, whole genome shotgun sequence genomic window:
- the SDHB gene encoding succinate dehydrogenase [ubiquinone] iron-sulfur subunit, mitochondrial encodes MAAAAVGVSLRRRFPATALGGACLQACRGAQTAAATAPRIKKFAIYRWDPDKTGDKPRMQTYEIDLNKCGPMVLDALIKIKNEIDSTLTFRRSCREGICGSCAMNINGGNTLACTRRIDTNLSKVSKIYPLPHMYVIKDLVPDLSNFYAQYKSIEPYLKKKDESQEGKQQYLQSIEDREKLDGLYECILCACCSTSCPSYWWNGDKYLGPAVLMQAYRWMIDSRDDFTEERLAKLQDPFSLYRCHTIMNCTRTCPKGLNPGKAIAEIKKMMATYKGKKASV; translated from the exons atggcggcggcggcggtcgGAGTCTCCTTGAGGCGCCGGTTCCCGGCCACGGCCCTTGGCGGAGCCTGCCTGCAG GCCTGCCGGGGGGCACAGACAGCGGCAGCCACAGCTCCCCGAATCAAGAAGTTTGCCATCTACCGATGGGACCCAGACAAGACGGGAGATAAGCCTCGTATGCAAACTTATGAAATTGATTTGAATAA ATGTGGTCCTATGGTGTTGGATGCTTTAATCAAGATTAAGAATGAAATCGATTCGACTTTGACTTTCCGACGATCATGCAGAGAAG GCATCTGTGGCTCTTGCGCGATGAACATCAACGGAGGCAACACTCTGGCTTGCACCCGCAGGATTGACACCAACCTCAGCAAAGTCTCCAAAATCTACCCTCTTCCACATATGTATGTGATAAAGGATCTTGTTCCC GACTTGAGCAACTTCTATGCTCAGTACAAATCCATTGAGCCTTATTTGAAGAAGAAGGATGAATCCCAGGAAGGCAAGCAGCAGTACCTGCAGTCCATAGAAGACCGTGAGAAACTG GACGGGCTGTATGAGTGTATTCTCTGTGCCTGCTGCAGCACCAGCTGCCCCAGCTACTGGTGGAACGGAGACAAATACCTGGGGCCTGCAGTCCTTATGCAG GCCTATCGCTGGATGATCGACTCCAGAGACGACTTCACGGAGGAGCGCCTGGCCAAGCTGCAGGACCCGTTCTCCCTGTATCGCTGCCACACCATCATGAACTGCACGAGGACCTGCCCCAAG